ACACGAATACGCTAAGAAGCAAATTCCTTGTGATGTAGACGTTGGACTAGCTTTGGATCGATTTCAGCATTTAGTGTTCGATGCGATGAAAAACTCTTCCGGCGTGCCCGTATTAATGGATCCAGAGTTCGTTAAAAATACACTCGAGGAGTTGGAATGCCACAAACATTTCAACCATCAGATAGGCAGGACAGATAAGTACCTCACGGAGTTGCGTATGAAATATCCATTTATCGTTATTAAATCAGATTGTTGGGATAGATACGACCATTTGAACTCATTGTATAATTTCATTACCAGCGATTGTAGCGGAATATACCAGTTTTCTAGCAGTTATGATGTCGACATGAGTGCCTTGATCGTGAGTCAAATGCCAAAATGTCCTGGACGTGAATGCTTGTTTATCAATAGTGCCGAGTATCAGCAAAACCCGGAAATGGGCCGGATCGTAAATCTAATCTTGGCTCGTCACAAGTATGCTGAAGAGCGTACGGTTAAAATATTAATCGCTATCGGTGAGCTGGCTAATAATGCACGCGATTGTTTGAGAAACTTTTCAGAAAAATATGGCTGGAAAATAATCACAGTTGAGCGGCATTCGGAAAGTTTGATTGGTCCACAAACGGAACGTTTCCTGAAGGTGAGTGATCTTACCGTAGAAGCACGGAAAGATATGCGGAAACATAACAATTTGCAAATCTTCGGCACAGACGTGTCGTTCGACACGATCGTGTACGAAAATGATGATTTAACCCACTTACTGCCACTGTTGGAGGAGGCGGAAAAGagcgaaaatttcaacaaaaataattttacaaaaatcagCTCATGGTATATACATCGTGACTTTGCGTGTTACGAAATGCAAGACGAATGTCTGCAGACACTGTGTGCCAGTTCGAAAGTAGTGGaaagtttaaagaaaaaatatttcaatgtaAAAGCTACCTTCGAGGAACTGATCGATGAATTCGCTAATCTGAACGATGACGATCTTTCGTTCGCTGCCATCGGGCAAACTGTGGAAAGCGAACCGCCTGGTTTTGATAATGGTTGTAAAGTGAACATTGTAATCAATGACGCTGGGTTTGGAAAAAGCGCCTACTTCACCTGGTTAGCGTGGCGATTGCCGGAAATACAACCATCCTTGTACGTGGTCAAGCTGAATGCGTTGGAATATTCAACCGACTTCGAACGATTGGACAAACACAAAATTGAGGAGTACGATGGCACGGAAGTGATAAGACTACTCTACCACTTTGTCTATTTGGCGCTATTTGTATCGGACGTTAATCGTCAAACGGTCGCCGAAACGGATATAATTAGAGATCAGGGCGATCAGTGTGCGAAGTTACTTCGCATCTCAGATGGGCAAGTCATGCTCGATGATGATCCTTCAAATAGACATGATGTTAGTACGAAACAATTGATCGCGTTGCGTCTTTTTCGGGAGAAGTTGAATCAAAAGCAGTTTGTGCTATTGCTAGACGGTTTCGATGAGGTGGCGGCCTACTACAAAGAGACGGTGCTGGCCTGTCTCAAACTCTTCTCGGAGTTGAAGCAAATCAAATGCATATACATCTCGAGTCGACCTTACGACTTTGAGGAAGATTTCCGACGAACATTCACCAGCTGCACGATGTACCGGTTGAAGCGGTTCTCGCGACGTGAGCAAATAATGAGTTTGAACAAATTTCTGATCCTCGAATTTAAGGACAAGTACGAACAGTGCGAgcttcatcatcgtcatctggTGTTGCGTGTACTGTACGCCATTCTGGACAATGTGCTGGATGATGTAAAAACCGTACCACTTTTGCTAGGTATGGCATTCACTAAAATCTTACCCTCGATCAAGCAACACATAGACTTTGAGTCCAAAACATTATGCGGTACAATATATAAGCAGGAAAAATTGAATACCCTGcagttggtggaaaattttgtgGAGAAAAAGCTAGCAATCGCTAACACGGTTAAGACAGGATCTACAGATTCGGCCGCAAAGACCGCTGGTGCGATCCAACAAAATAAGCTAGTAAATAAGGCAATACAGGAACTGCATGCCGTACTCGCTATGCACGTAATGTTTGCTAGTGGATATAGAGAAAAGCTGTTatcaaagaaggaaaaaaagcaagcaaaacaatgTATAGACAACATGGCTGAGATAAACACGGGTCTTGTAAATGGCATTCGGGATAACATACCTCTCTTTGTGCATAGTATTTTTGCGGAATACTTAGCAGCCTGCTGGCTTCATGAACACGACGATCTGGTATGGCAGGAGCAATGTTTTCGTTCTAAATTCTTCTGGGCGTATGGTTTGAAACGCATGCGCACCTTTTTTGATCAGATGATCATAAGGGAGAGTGGAGGTAGTGACATTCACATGGCCGTACTCAATGATTCCGCTGAGCAAGTCCAGACACTGTTGTCCAACAATCGTACCTTGGCAGTCAAGAGAGACAAGTACAATCGTACACCGTTACATCTGGCGGTAAGGAAGCTATGCAACCGTGCCGAGATAAGGAACGCCATTTTGAAGGAGATGTCACTGGAAGATGTCAATCAGCAGGATAAACTTTTCGGTTGGACTGCTCTAGATTATGCATTCGTAACTGGCAATGACAATGCCATCAAAGAATTGATACGGCTCGGTGCAAACATTAACATAAAAGCGTTGGTTCAGCAGCTATGTTCGAACGAACTGAACGAAACATTGAAACTAACGCAACATTACTGTGAACTATTAAAGGAGTGGGAAGAACATAAAGCAACGGCTGAAATCGTCTACCACCGTACAGTGTCAAAGTTGATCAAGAAAACACGCCTGAACATTTATGCTTGTCAGGAAAGGTTAGGTTCTCATTCGGTCTTATCGTACTGCGTTagatacaaaatgtatgacaTCTTTCGACAGCTTGTTGAGCAAACAGGCAAATGTCAGGAAGTGTTAGCAGATACGGCTGACCGTCTAATACAGATTGCGTTTGAGGTGCAAGCGCACGAGATCACTAACTACCTGATAGCCGATTGTGGCTTTCGTATTCCATGGATTAAATGTAGCCGTAGTTTGGTGTATGCACTGAAAGCGCTGATCAGTTTAAAGTGTGAGGTATCgttcaaaaaaattctaacTCAATTGTGCATCCAACGAACCATTGCCTGCGTAGACGATGATGCTATCGTGAACGAAATGCCGGTAATAAGCGATGCGAACGAGCCACTGTTGTACCGTGAGATACATCCTAAGGTTTGCTGTGTGCACAGTAATGCCAATGTCCACCTACCTTTGCAGGAGTACGACGGGTATGACTATGTGAATGATGCTTGCGTTTTCGAACTACTGATCACTAGAGCCGTGCATGAGGGCAATTTGCAGCTGACCAGCTACATAATACAAAAGAAGGGCATGATCATTACCAGCAGTCTTATTGTTGCCATTATGCGTCTTCTGCCGAAGCTTCGGGGAGTGCGTCACGAACGTTCAATACCTTGCTTTAGCTATCTGCTCGATAGAACGATCGATCTCGACAGCACAGACAGTAAGGGTCGCAATTTGCTACACATGGTTGCCCAAAATGGCTGCTTCTACATGATGCATTGCTTAATTATGAAAGGATTCGATCGAGCAAAGATCAACGGTAAGAATAATTGGAATACTATTCACTACGTGGCGGGCAGTGTACAGGAGCGCAATGAACATCCGGTTAAGACATATCAGTATTTAATGTATCAACAAGACAACAGCTATCTACACACACCGGACACTAATGGCTACCGGGTGCTTGAGCTATCAGTGCAAAACTATCATTTCAAACTAACTAAAACGATATTTGAAGATATGTTTGGTGCTGCGTCAGTTGAACAAAAAGTGTCTGAGCTAATGATatgttttgagaaaattattcaacactCACCAGACATAAAGCCCATTAAGCACTTTTTAAGATTTGTCTCACATGATCAAGGACACTTTTGGGGCGAAATATACAAAATTATCcgcaataaaatttttattctttgagCGTGTTAATATGAGGAAATATATAGAGAGAGACAATAGATATATAGTACAATAGATATATAGACAATAGCTAACTTCTTAGTCCCATAGAGGGTAGTGCCCCACTcaacgaaaagaagaagaagaagaagaagaagaagaagaagaagaagaagaagacaataGCTTAGTATATAGATTCGATTGTTTAGTTCATTCAAGAAATAatacactttaaataaaattgtaacaataataatgtaatttttctcacattaccattctcaaaacaaaaaagaaacataattaatgcaCGGTAAATGCTAAGAAATAATCCTAAATCAATGCGGAAAGATGAATAAGTCGAACCaattataaaaaacaatttgttcacTGTTATACAACATCAAATTATAGTAATCCAATAAAGAAGAACTTAACTAACTAACTGTAAGAATACATAATAAAGAAAGCATGATAACATGTATGGAATAATCCTATTTGAATGgacgaatgaaataaataactttCAATTAAACCCAAGCActtgcaaattttgaaatattttatctgaatttgaataaatcataataatgaaagaaaagctTACGTACCACAAATATTTCATGTTTATCCCAAATAGCCAAATTATCTTAAGCAGCTATTTTGAGCACGCTAAAGATCGCTTCTCTAATACGACTTTTGCAGTAGATAAACAGCTTCAAAGTTCGCCGTACTTTTAACCGACCCTTAAGCAGCCTGAACgtcaaaatgttaaagaaagtatttatgcaagttttattttcacgcaagattatgttattattattatcgttaatgttattatattattatattacaaaaaaccaaagaaaatgtgaaaaaatgactCATTTCTGCTTGGAGTTGCATTTATACATCCTCCAGACATCAGTCACaatcacaatattttctttgaatgTCGAAAGATGCCGTTTAACATCGTTGAAACTGTGGACGCTTGAGGGCATAAGGAACTGTTAGCAGTTAGCAGTCAAGGCAAAACTTATCATTTGAGGTAAAATAAACGACACAAGAAACGTTTACATTAACGCACAGAAGACGACAGCGCTTTCATTTGATCGCGTTTACGTTAAATTtccaccgatttttttttccaccggaaAACATTGCATTATTAAAGTTCACTTTTCGGAGCACATGGCGTCGTTTTGCGATGCCGACATTTGACAGATTAGCGATgggattgtaaacaaaatgccatCGAGTACTGTGTGCTTCTTGTTGAACCTTGTAGTTGCATTGTGAACCACTAACCGACCAATAACAAGCCCCATAGTTCCATCGAGTACCGTGTGCTTATTGATGGACCTTATAGTTCCATAACGAACCATTAACCGACCACTAACAAGCTCCATAGTTCCATCGAGTACGGTGTGCAGTTTAAACGACCCCAAGGTTCGGGCaaggttcgttttttcgttAAGCAGCCTGCAAGCAGCGTtatggttgcatttttattaatttggctACTTGGGATGGTTCATTTTCTATAATAATGGCCCCGTTTTATGTCGTCCACGATGTCTTGCTATTACTGCTGTAAGTGATGCTTTAAGACCCATATCTGCCCGTCGTATATGGGTCTTAGAAAGGTCGGATACCGGTTTTTGGCTTACTGGGTGACTATCCGCCTACGTGGTATacataagtctagtaagccagaaatggccggcatgccaagaagagagagatagtCCAAAAGTAGACGCTAGAGTAAATTCGGATTGATACATGGAGGTGGGGTACATTTCTTTTTatgaatttcatttgcaaaaactTGTTAAGcaatgaatgaaattaataGTACGTGTTCAGAATTGATCAAAAGCCATTGAGTAATATCTCCTCAAAAAATACTTCCGAAAAGCAACAGACAAAAttgtatatttaaaattttgacgAATGTAGTTAGAAAACTGTGCATTttcgaattacttgaaattaGAAACCGAACGAAAAGTTTCTTGAACTGTTTTCCTCGAGTTTCGTACTtgctctgttttgttttgctctctctctttcatccATTCTTTCTCCACACCATTCTCTCCGTATTGCTCAATTAAAGTTCACAATTTGGCTGCAGTGGTTATTTATTCCGTTCCATATTGCTATTAGTTTTTTAAAATAGTCCAGCCTATTCTGTCTGCGGTGAAAActtttgctgttgatgttTACGTTCACGTTGATATTTACCTCGAAATGGTGTTGACGGCACAAACGCTGTATGATTCACAAATTCCTCCTGTTGTTTGTGGCGAAGTGTTATTTACGTAGAGCGGTAGGGgtttgtgcatgtgtgtgcgtcTAATCGTATGGCgtgatgttgttgttattatcgGATGTTGTTGACGACATCGCGAAGTCGTTAAGTAGGACCAACCGGGGCGCTAGAAATTTAGTCTCAGACTCACCAGCGAACAATACAGAAATCGTGAAGCACCGAGGCATCCCTGCTAGCCAGTGAGGACGTGCCCCCAAATATAAGAACTGAAAGTGAACAGACATTAAGCAGAGCAGGACAAGACAGAACTGTAGCAAACGGATAAAAAGTTGTATGTGATTTTAAAACACATGGTTCGTGAATATTGCAAAAGAAAGTGCATATCAACAAGTGTTACCCGTTTAGCCATTTAAAGCCAGTGCCTTTATCCCATTTTGTTGGTACCGTGTAGTGTTGTGGTGTATGCTTAATTTAGTACACGCCACAAGCACAGAGTGGGATTGTGTCCAACCCAACAGATCACAGTAGGCGAGTGCATCGCTCTTTGCACAGCGCTGAAAACGGCAGCAACGTAGAAAACGTGGAAACCCAAAATCGGAAGTTTTACAAAAGCTGGTGGTTCGAAAATTTGTGCACCATTcctgcacacacaaaaaaaaacgttgtcaGTGGTGTGTGCATTGTGATATTGCTGCGAAAAGACACCTGTTAAATTATTGTGCtcaaaaagaatagaaaattaatttcgttttctaagaaaaaaaaatatgcaaatcgaATACAAAAAGTGTACCAAATTGTTTTCCGGCTGTGGCGTAGCGTCACTGTAAGTATTGCCAGTTTTCCCAGTGCCTAAGCACCGAAGACACACCCCCCAGACATATCACGCCATAAGCGTGTCCTTGAACAGGCGCCGACTACATAAGCGCGGAATGTACGAATTGCGTATCAGAGTTAGAGTTGCGCACGATTCATCCCCCCACCCACCCCTTCCACCCCACAACCGATTTGGCAACcatgttgttattgtttacgAAGAGATGTGACGAGATGGGCGCCCCCCCGCTAAATGTACGTTCCCTTCAATGTATTTTTAGATTGGGAGTGTTAAGCTATGAAGCATATCGAACGTACGCAGCCCTTTCCTCGCTGGTCGACACACGTGTGCTAGATATTGACCGGAAGCGACCGGACTACATCTACATCAAGCATCACATCTACCGGCAGTCGTTGCGCGAGCGTGCCCTCGATGCGGAGAATCAACACCGGCTGCTAAATATCGTCGTACAGCCATTCGAGAAATGGTGGAAAGCGCTGAAGCATTCCGTCGCCTGGAGGTTGCTCCGGATCGCCCAGCAAGGCGACCAGTCCGAGCGGCTGAAAGCCATCCATCAGCTGGCCCAGATCGATCATTTAAAAGGTGAGCAACCGTCGGCCACCGTGGTGTTCCCGCTTGGTACAAGCCACTAATTTTGCTTCCTTTACGAACCGTTTCCGATTTAGATTGGGATTTTCAACATTTGGCTCAGCTGTGCGATCACCGGACAGCGATTTCGCTAGCCCGGTCGAACTGTGACACCCGCTGGTTTCTGCCACCGCGACAGTACGGCGTCGAGAAGGAGATGCGCGAGGTGCTGGTCGATATGAAATCACTGCTGGAGCTGTTGTCACCGCACAAGTGTGCGGCTTACGCGCTCGAACAAACGTTCGGCAGCTCCGGCCACATACGCGAACCGGACGGTGATGAGGTGACGTACCAGATGTCACCCTCCCGGTTCGAGTACGATCAGCTAAAGCAGTCGCTCAGTGCCCTGATCCATCTGACTGGGCTGGTCGGTCCGGAAGGGAAGCAACACTGCCGCCGAATAGTCGATTCCGGTGGATTGCTGATGCTGCTCGAGGCGGAAAAATTGTTCCGAGGTGATATTGATATGAAGCTGCTGATTAGCCGGCTGGTGGGAAATTTGTCCGCGTGCGAAGGTTTGGGGTACGAGTTTTATGCGAGCGGTTGGATTGGCATTCTGGcgcgctggaagcgtgatgtcgATATGCGAATGCAGGTAACGGCCGATCTGACGCTCGAAAACCTCGACCAGGACGATCCGAATGGGTTCCGGTATGCGCCGAAAGTATATCCACTGCATCCGCGCGGTCGCCAACAAGCAAAACCAGCCGTCGATGTGGTATTCATCCACGGATTACTAGGTAAAAGGGAgttcttttagttttatttgggGGAACTTGGTTTGAAAACTCTCACTCacacgtttgttttttcctccccattTCATTAGGTGGTGTATTTGTCACCTGGCGTCAGAAGGATCTCAAACCGCAAGCCGCCAGTCTACTAggtaagaaacataaaaacgtgCATTTAGTGTCCACATCGTCTTCCTCCACCATTGACGTTGCACTGCAAACACCATTGGACGAATTACCATTAACACAAACGAAATGGACAAATGCAAGCGAGGACCACAATCGGCAAGGTCCTCCAGCTGCTTCTGCCCGCTGGTACAAAAGTTGGTCCGCCAAAAAATCCTCCTTTGAGGAAGACACCGTGGAAGTAGAAGGTAAGCGTAAGCGAAACGTGCTGCGctcttcctttcctttttttttctacccccCATTACGTCGCtcattgttgtgtgtgtttccatTCTTTGTTAGTCTTTCATGTCATAAGCTTTctctactaaaaaaaaaataaaaaaaacggacgttTATAATTGTGCTTTATCGAAAGATGcgcttttgttttagaaagTCACGAAAATTCACTCCTAATAGACCGGAAATGCTTCATCTCGCAATCGAATCCATCATGGGATTATCTGTCGGGGTCAGTGATcttgagcatttttttaaatttagctctcatttcttccatttgcaGAGGGCATTGCACCGTACAGAGATGAGCTGCTTACGTTCCAGGAGTCAACCACAGCCGTACCACGGGATGCGTCGATCAGTGACACCGAAACCAAAGAGTTAATAGAAGCACTGCAACAGGAAGAACCACTCGGTTCGGACTGGACCGTTGTCTATCCGGATGTGCCACTGAAGGCGGATGAGGATGTACGGGCGGGAAAAGCCTCCGCTACAGCTGACGGAACAGCCTGCAGTGTATCGGGCGACCGTTGGCTACAGGAACCACTCGAATCCGGGCCACGATCGTTCTGCTGGCCGATGGAATGGCTACCGAAAGACTTCCCCAGCATACGTGTGCTAGGGCTCGACTACGATTCCTCCCTCTCGCAGTGGTCGGCGACGGGTTGTCCGTGTGAAAAGTACGACGGCAAGCTACAGAAACGGGCGGCAGAGTTCTTGGAAAAGCTTGCCACCTCAGACGTCGGTCAGGATCGGCCCATCATCTGGGTGGGCCATTCGATGGGTGGGCTGCTAATCAAGAGCATCATGGTGCAGGCACTGGAAAGTCCCAACCCTAAGGTACGTCGCCTTGCGGAGAATTCACGCGTCGTCATGTTTCTCGGTACGCCCCATCGGGGCAGCGGTGTGGCGAAGCTGAAGCAGCACACATCCGCCCTCGTATGGCCCTCGGTAGAGGTGCAGGAGCTCG
The DNA window shown above is from Anopheles funestus chromosome 3RL, idAnoFuneDA-416_04, whole genome shotgun sequence and carries:
- the LOC125767314 gene encoding uncharacterized protein LOC125767314; translated protein: MELKRKATPGKSPTVNPNLHGSAYHINLTIVILLRAYELHTKNQSFSFLITVEDAEGGKFDDIIYRRYLPDKCKEVVYIQAKHERAPQEPDSKKPKLPVSLDNLLKKYHLGKHFLSFIEICNQHANGDETHKYVLCTNTKLDTGYNSEKYLKELTNMDILSFATDIHAKSYKLNMVPELEAMLLDDSIDLFGKLFKQYIFPTKESYEQAKQSKQDNGKGNNPVLFEIFSDLIGQCVELLDDHNNDVGIRRCRFKDEFHKANGSTLINEFKMAFNKHSSKQLKECVAQNAEMFLDVNCLVKPHQNEGNTFGAKIKQFCDSFVLVVDSLNEEQLHEYAKKQIPCDVDVGLALDRFQHLVFDAMKNSSGVPVLMDPEFVKNTLEELECHKHFNHQIGRTDKYLTELRMKYPFIVIKSDCWDRYDHLNSLYNFITSDCSGIYQFSSSYDVDMSALIVSQMPKCPGRECLFINSAEYQQNPEMGRIVNLILARHKYAEERTVKILIAIGELANNARDCLRNFSEKYGWKIITVERHSESLIGPQTERFLKVSDLTVEARKDMRKHNNLQIFGTDVSFDTIVYENDDLTHLLPLLEEAEKSENFNKNNFTKISSWYIHRDFACYEMQDECLQTLCASSKVVESLKKKYFNVKATFEELIDEFANLNDDDLSFAAIGQTVESEPPGFDNGCKVNIVINDAGFGKSAYFTWLAWRLPEIQPSLYVVKLNALEYSTDFERLDKHKIEEYDGTEVIRLLYHFVYLALFVSDVNRQTVAETDIIRDQGDQCAKLLRISDGQVMLDDDPSNRHDVSTKQLIALRLFREKLNQKQFVLLLDGFDEVAAYYKETVLACLKLFSELKQIKCIYISSRPYDFEEDFRRTFTSCTMYRLKRFSRREQIMSLNKFLILEFKDKYEQCELHHRHLVLRVLYAILDNVLDDVKTVPLLLGMAFTKILPSIKQHIDFESKTLCGTIYKQEKLNTLQLVENFVEKKLAIANTVKTGSTDSAAKTAGAIQQNKLVNKAIQELHAVLAMHVMFASGYREKLLSKKEKKQAKQCIDNMAEINTGLVNGIRDNIPLFVHSIFAEYLAACWLHEHDDLVWQEQCFRSKFFWAYGLKRMRTFFDQMIIRESGGSDIHMAVLNDSAEQVQTLLSNNRTLAVKRDKYNRTPLHLAVRKLCNRAEIRNAILKEMSLEDVNQQDKLFGWTALDYAFVTGNDNAIKELIRLGANINIKALVQQLCSNELNETLKLTQHYCELLKEWEEHKATAEIVYHRTVSKLIKKTRLNIYACQERLGSHSVLSYCVRYKMYDIFRQLVEQTGKCQEVLADTADRLIQIAFEVQAHEITNYLIADCGFRIPWIKCSRSLVYALKALISLKCEVSFKKILTQLCIQRTIACVDDDAIVNEMPVISDANEPLLYREIHPKVCCVHSNANVHLPLQEYDGYDYVNDACVFELLITRAVHEGNLQLTSYIIQKKGMIITSSLIVAIMRLLPKLRGVRHERSIPCFSYLLDRTIDLDSTDSKGRNLLHMVAQNGCFYMMHCLIMKGFDRAKINGKNNWNTIHYVAGSVQERNEHPVKTYQYLMYQQDNSYLHTPDTNGYRVLELSVQNYHFKLTKTIFEDMFGAASVEQKVSELMICFEKIIQHSPDIKPIKHFLRFVSHDQGHFWGEIYKIIRNKIFIL
- the LOC125767324 gene encoding protein SERAC1 isoform X2, whose translation is MQIEYKKCTKLFSGCGVASLLGVLSYEAYRTYAALSSLVDTRVLDIDRKRPDYIYIKHHIYRQSLRERALDAENQHRLLNIVVQPFEKWWKALKHSVAWRLLRIAQQGDQSERLKAIHQLAQIDHLKDWDFQHLAQLCDHRTAISLARSNCDTRWFLPPRQYGVEKEMREVLVDMKSLLELLSPHKCAAYALEQTFGSSGHIREPDGDEVTYQMSPSRFEYDQLKQSLSALIHLTGLVGPEGKQHCRRIVDSGGLLMLLEAEKLFRGDIDMKLLISRLVGNLSACEGLGYEFYASGWIGILARWKRDVDMRMQVTADLTLENLDQDDPNGFRYAPKVYPLHPRGRQQAKPAVDVVFIHGLLGGVFVTWRQKDLKPQAASLLEGIAPYRDELLTFQESTTAVPRDASISDTETKELIEALQQEEPLGSDWTVVYPDVPLKADEDVRAGKASATADGTACSVSGDRWLQEPLESGPRSFCWPMEWLPKDFPSIRVLGLDYDSSLSQWSATGCPCEKYDGKLQKRAAEFLEKLATSDVGQDRPIIWVGHSMGGLLIKSIMVQALESPNPKVRRLAENSRVVMFLGTPHRGSGVAKLKQHTSALVWPSVEVQELEENSTQLLHLNKTFLRAVDGLGPRKPEIITLCEGRATVLTSFKLAIHVVPESSARIDAGDFYLTSEDHLNLSKPICRQSFLYQRLVGAIQDAMRHNGADSVKVPVAKVATNTAHQQQQQQQQHIFHGTKKSSSSASALSVLYTQLKQFEQLMNVFI
- the LOC125767324 gene encoding protein SERAC1 isoform X1 gives rise to the protein MQIEYKKCTKLFSGCGVASLLGVLSYEAYRTYAALSSLVDTRVLDIDRKRPDYIYIKHHIYRQSLRERALDAENQHRLLNIVVQPFEKWWKALKHSVAWRLLRIAQQGDQSERLKAIHQLAQIDHLKDWDFQHLAQLCDHRTAISLARSNCDTRWFLPPRQYGVEKEMREVLVDMKSLLELLSPHKCAAYALEQTFGSSGHIREPDGDEVTYQMSPSRFEYDQLKQSLSALIHLTGLVGPEGKQHCRRIVDSGGLLMLLEAEKLFRGDIDMKLLISRLVGNLSACEGLGYEFYASGWIGILARWKRDVDMRMQVTADLTLENLDQDDPNGFRYAPKVYPLHPRGRQQAKPAVDVVFIHGLLGGVFVTWRQKDLKPQAASLLGKKHKNVHLVSTSSSSTIDVALQTPLDELPLTQTKWTNASEDHNRQGPPAASARWYKSWSAKKSSFEEDTVEVEEGIAPYRDELLTFQESTTAVPRDASISDTETKELIEALQQEEPLGSDWTVVYPDVPLKADEDVRAGKASATADGTACSVSGDRWLQEPLESGPRSFCWPMEWLPKDFPSIRVLGLDYDSSLSQWSATGCPCEKYDGKLQKRAAEFLEKLATSDVGQDRPIIWVGHSMGGLLIKSIMVQALESPNPKVRRLAENSRVVMFLGTPHRGSGVAKLKQHTSALVWPSVEVQELEENSTQLLHLNKTFLRAVDGLGPRKPEIITLCEGRATVLTSFKLAIHVVPESSARIDAGDFYLTSEDHLNLSKPICRQSFLYQRLVGAIQDAMRHNGADSVKVPVAKVATNTAHQQQQQQQQHIFHGTKKSSSSASALSVLYTQLKQFEQLMNVFI